The following coding sequences are from one Mesorhizobium onobrychidis window:
- a CDS encoding class I SAM-dependent methyltransferase: protein MATILDGKSLITAEMIAASLPRKKLEPHSEAFETARVELALILHTTHQQIEQRKDPAEIIRRVTSYLSATRSKVHPDVWQALIPVVQNHPVLEYFLEDPLTRWSHNKPRGYSGDAQLLDYIYCDPHVAESVANASETGKALYSHTKDVPSSIAARERRDLLTRYVDKIATENGPQAEVLAIAAGHLREANRSTALQEGRLKRWVALDQDPQSVGLITRDFQGTAVEAIDGSVRTVLTRGHKLGKFDFIYASGLYDYLAHNVAVKLTKTCLQMLKPNGTFLFANYAEGNPDAGYWETFMDWVLLLRSEADMWNIINASVDRNTVEAQVFFGENRNVLYGVIEKRG from the coding sequence GTGGCAACCATCCTCGATGGCAAAAGTCTGATTACTGCCGAGATGATCGCCGCCAGTCTCCCTCGAAAAAAGCTCGAGCCTCATAGCGAAGCGTTCGAAACCGCTCGCGTAGAGCTTGCGCTCATTCTCCACACGACACACCAGCAAATCGAGCAACGAAAGGACCCCGCCGAGATCATTCGTCGTGTGACGTCGTACCTCAGCGCGACGCGTTCCAAGGTTCATCCCGACGTTTGGCAGGCATTGATACCGGTAGTGCAGAACCACCCGGTCCTGGAGTACTTTCTTGAGGATCCGCTCACGCGGTGGTCCCATAACAAGCCCAGAGGTTATTCCGGCGACGCGCAGTTGCTCGACTACATCTATTGCGATCCGCACGTGGCCGAGAGCGTGGCAAACGCCTCGGAGACCGGCAAGGCGCTCTATAGCCATACCAAGGATGTGCCGTCGTCCATCGCGGCACGGGAACGGCGTGATCTTCTGACCCGCTATGTCGATAAGATTGCGACCGAAAATGGCCCGCAAGCCGAGGTCCTGGCGATTGCGGCCGGCCATTTAAGGGAGGCCAATCGCTCGACCGCCTTACAGGAGGGCCGTCTCAAGCGCTGGGTTGCGCTCGATCAGGATCCTCAGAGCGTTGGATTGATCACGCGCGACTTCCAGGGCACCGCGGTAGAGGCCATCGACGGCTCGGTGCGAACCGTGCTCACGCGGGGCCACAAGCTCGGCAAGTTCGACTTCATCTACGCCTCTGGCCTTTACGACTACCTTGCGCACAACGTCGCCGTGAAACTCACGAAAACCTGCCTGCAGATGTTGAAGCCGAACGGGACATTCCTCTTCGCGAACTACGCGGAGGGCAATCCTGACGCCGGGTATTGGGAGACGTTCATGGACTGGGTGTTGCTGCTGCGATCGGAGGCCGATATGTGGAACATCATCAATGCCAGCGTCGACCGCAACACCGTCGAGGCGCAGGTGTTCTTTGGCGAGAACCGCAACGTTCTGTACGGCGTCATCGAAAAGCGCGGATAG
- a CDS encoding putative bifunctional diguanylate cyclase/phosphodiesterase, giving the protein MGFSVTNECASSALADMVHAEPLELRYEPRSDELRSLYWEEGQAKRRMDARPGLWIAVAIYLLFSATDLLLIPDVAIYTITTRFAVGVTALLILEAQLRRGVGTEWIDVTCAAAIIFGYVGWLCPAVMGADKESVSYYMVFGTIFMMGANLFFTFRFNLSIVTSAIILCVLYTVNYFVPSTLTYKIVLGIFYISCFIFTSYVNWRLNEERYNVFLNALEAKIQHKEATERGQALLNLSRTDPLTGLENRRAIDEKLRDYWSDWQRSGSSFVAILIDVDFFKRFNDYYGHQEGDRCLILVANALADMIKQYNGSIGRYGGEEFIVLARMEKREQVVDIAEAIRSTVENLALPHEQRRDGISVVTVSVGAAFTRPQIGAKLEKIIHEADRALYLAKAGGRNCTWLFDPNDPQSSDESENIAALLKIAIGQDLVSLVYQPIQNVASGRVEAVEALMRLKMLDGTSVPPSLFIPVAERTGAVLALGRWAIRTVCTELLADDHVGVVSVNVSPIQLKTPGFAASVATILSETGVAGSRLALEITEGLEMEMHSGILRCISDLKLLGIRIWLDDFGTGFAGLSWLRLIDFDTVKVDRSFLHDCGTPRGKAMLQDIIALVRNRGHKILVEGVETDEQMAIVREFDIDKIQGFHVGRPAPAASFRARPVIYKRPFSVVKSA; this is encoded by the coding sequence ATGGGGTTTAGCGTGACGAACGAATGCGCGTCATCCGCATTGGCCGATATGGTCCATGCGGAACCGCTTGAGCTGCGGTACGAGCCGCGGTCCGACGAGCTCCGCAGCCTCTACTGGGAGGAAGGCCAAGCGAAGCGAAGGATGGACGCCAGGCCAGGGCTTTGGATCGCCGTCGCCATCTATCTGCTGTTTTCGGCAACGGATCTGCTGCTGATTCCGGATGTGGCAATCTATACGATCACGACGCGCTTCGCGGTCGGAGTGACTGCACTCTTGATCCTGGAAGCACAACTTCGCCGGGGGGTCGGAACGGAATGGATTGACGTGACTTGCGCCGCAGCCATCATCTTTGGCTATGTTGGTTGGTTGTGCCCGGCGGTTATGGGCGCGGACAAGGAAAGCGTCTCTTATTATATGGTCTTCGGTACTATCTTCATGATGGGCGCCAATCTTTTCTTCACATTCAGGTTTAATCTATCCATTGTAACTTCTGCTATAATCTTGTGTGTATTATACACCGTGAACTATTTCGTACCTTCTACGCTAACATACAAAATAGTATTAGGAATTTTTTACATTTCGTGTTTCATATTCACGTCGTATGTAAACTGGCGGTTGAACGAGGAACGTTACAACGTCTTCCTGAACGCCTTGGAAGCTAAAATCCAGCACAAGGAGGCCACCGAGCGCGGACAGGCGCTGTTGAATCTGTCGAGAACCGATCCGCTTACGGGTCTGGAGAATCGGCGGGCGATTGACGAGAAGCTGCGGGACTACTGGAGCGACTGGCAAAGGTCTGGCAGCAGCTTTGTGGCGATCCTCATCGACGTGGACTTCTTCAAAAGGTTCAATGACTATTACGGACATCAAGAGGGCGACCGCTGCCTGATTCTTGTCGCCAACGCCCTGGCCGATATGATTAAGCAGTACAATGGCTCAATCGGCCGCTACGGCGGTGAGGAATTCATTGTCCTGGCTCGGATGGAAAAAAGAGAACAGGTCGTGGATATTGCGGAAGCCATTCGAAGCACGGTGGAGAACCTCGCGCTTCCCCACGAGCAGCGCAGAGACGGTATCTCGGTTGTGACGGTGAGCGTTGGCGCTGCATTCACCAGGCCGCAGATTGGCGCCAAGCTGGAAAAAATCATCCACGAGGCCGATCGCGCCCTCTATCTGGCAAAAGCAGGCGGTCGAAATTGTACCTGGCTGTTCGATCCAAACGATCCCCAGAGCAGCGACGAGAGCGAGAATATTGCGGCTTTGCTGAAGATCGCGATCGGCCAGGATCTCGTTTCACTCGTCTATCAGCCCATCCAGAATGTCGCGTCGGGCCGAGTTGAAGCCGTCGAGGCTCTGATGCGCCTCAAAATGCTGGACGGTACATCGGTTCCGCCGAGCCTATTCATTCCCGTCGCGGAACGAACTGGTGCGGTCCTGGCGCTCGGGCGCTGGGCAATAAGGACAGTGTGCACTGAGCTTCTGGCGGACGATCACGTCGGTGTCGTCAGCGTCAACGTCTCTCCGATTCAGCTCAAGACGCCCGGCTTCGCGGCTTCTGTTGCGACCATTTTGAGCGAGACTGGCGTAGCCGGCAGCAGGCTGGCCCTCGAAATCACCGAAGGGCTGGAGATGGAGATGCACTCCGGCATTCTCCGCTGCATCAGCGACCTGAAGCTGCTAGGGATCAGGATATGGCTTGATGACTTCGGGACCGGCTTCGCGGGCCTGTCATGGCTTCGTCTAATCGATTTCGATACGGTGAAGGTCGACCGCTCGTTTCTCCATGACTGCGGTACCCCGAGGGGCAAGGCGATGCTGCAAGACATTATTGCCTTGGTCCGAAATCGCGGCCATAAAATCCTGGTCGAAGGGGTCGAAACCGACGAGCAGATGGCCATTGTACGCGAATTTGACATAGATAAAATCCAAGGCTTCCACGTCGGCCGTCCTGCTCCCGCCGCGAGTTTCCGGGCGAGACCGGTCATCTACAAACGCCCATTTTCGGTCGTTAAGTCCGCATGA
- a CDS encoding sugar kinase, with amino-acid sequence MTGNGVASIGECMLELSGQAGPNWRMGFAGDTFNTLWALHALSGDRPVTYVSAFGDDPFSRDQIGFFAQNGIGIGASPIITGARPGLYAITLTGAERSFTYWRGDAAARQLASDAAALAKSLENQALVYFSGITLAILDYAARNTLLAAVAKARAAGSLVAFDPNYRPRLWHRREEAQAAILDALAATDIALPTFPDEQMLFGDAAPQATAERLGKLVGEVVVKNGEEPALIAANRTPQPVPAVHVAAPVDTTGAGDSFNGAYLAARLAGHLPTEAVLRAHRVAAAVVQVRGALAPFETLRAAFED; translated from the coding sequence ATGACAGGAAACGGCGTCGCCTCGATCGGTGAATGCATGCTCGAACTTTCAGGCCAGGCGGGGCCGAACTGGCGCATGGGTTTTGCCGGCGACACGTTCAATACGCTGTGGGCGCTGCATGCGCTGAGCGGCGACCGGCCCGTGACCTATGTGTCGGCCTTCGGCGACGACCCGTTCTCGCGCGACCAGATCGGTTTCTTTGCGCAAAACGGCATCGGTATCGGCGCCAGCCCGATCATAACAGGCGCACGGCCCGGTCTCTATGCGATCACACTGACCGGCGCCGAACGCTCCTTCACCTACTGGCGCGGCGATGCGGCCGCAAGGCAGCTTGCCTCCGACGCGGCTGCGTTGGCGAAAAGCCTTGAAAATCAGGCGCTTGTTTACTTTTCCGGAATCACTTTGGCAATTCTGGATTACGCCGCGCGCAACACGCTGCTGGCGGCGGTGGCCAAGGCGCGCGCCGCCGGTTCGCTTGTCGCCTTCGATCCCAACTACCGGCCGCGGCTGTGGCACCGGCGCGAGGAAGCGCAGGCCGCGATCCTCGATGCCCTCGCAGCCACCGACATCGCGCTGCCGACCTTTCCCGACGAGCAGATGCTGTTCGGCGACGCAGCGCCGCAAGCAACCGCGGAACGGCTGGGGAAGCTGGTCGGCGAAGTCGTCGTCAAGAACGGCGAGGAGCCGGCGCTGATCGCCGCAAACCGGACCCCGCAACCCGTTCCGGCCGTGCATGTCGCCGCCCCCGTCGACACGACCGGCGCCGGCGATTCCTTCAATGGCGCCTATCTCGCCGCCCGGCTTGCCGGCCATCTCCCGACCGAGGCGGTGCTGCGCGCGCATCGCGTCGCCGCGGCTGTCGTCCAGGTGCGCGGCGCGCTGGCGCCATTCGAGACGTTAAGGGCGGCGTTCGAAGATTAA
- a CDS encoding FixH family protein, whose protein sequence is MASLWRYVLAGVGLAALLAGILAAVYLTAPHAPRLAGSEVARSKKTTNGLFVASFEPERGVIRQGELQSWLLTLKTGAGTPVEGAAITISGGMPQHRHGLPTSPQATDYLGDGCYRIDGVKFTMSGLWQLHFAISAAAGSDTVVFNVLL, encoded by the coding sequence TTGGCATCGTTATGGCGTTATGTTCTGGCAGGTGTTGGTCTGGCTGCCTTGCTGGCCGGCATTCTCGCCGCCGTCTATCTGACTGCGCCGCACGCGCCTCGGCTTGCCGGCTCCGAAGTCGCCCGCTCGAAGAAGACGACGAACGGGCTGTTTGTGGCCAGTTTCGAGCCGGAGCGGGGTGTCATCAGGCAAGGCGAGCTGCAATCCTGGCTGCTGACCCTGAAGACAGGTGCGGGAACCCCGGTGGAGGGCGCCGCGATCACCATTTCCGGGGGCATGCCGCAGCACAGGCACGGTCTGCCGACCAGCCCGCAGGCGACCGACTATCTGGGCGACGGATGCTATCGCATCGACGGGGTGAAATTCACGATGAGCGGATTGTGGCAATTGCATTTCGCCATTTCCGCGGCGGCCGGATCCGACACGGTCGTCTTCAATGTGCTGCTGTGA